A genomic region of Chaetodon auriga isolate fChaAug3 chromosome 11, fChaAug3.hap1, whole genome shotgun sequence contains the following coding sequences:
- the ntpcr gene encoding cancer-related nucleoside-triphosphatase, translated as MFKHVFLTGPPGVGKTTLIQKACEALVSSGVGVEGFYTEEVRDGGRRVGFDVVTVTGERAHLSRIRDGPGSSHGRREYTVGQYVVDLPSFENLALPLFRNVGSAEGGSRKVFVIDEIGKMELYSQSFIRSVRQTLDSSSCSILGTIPIPKGRPLGLVEEVRGRRDVRVFTVSKENRNALLQDILAALQNCLKQTA; from the exons ATGTTCAAACACGTTTTTCTGACAGGCCCTCCAG GTGTGGGGAAAACCACCCTGATCCAGAAGGCCTGTGAGGCCTTAGTGTCATCAGGAGTGGGAGTTGAAGGCTTTTACACAGAGGAGGTCAGGGACGGGGGCCGGAGAGTGGGCTTTGATGTCGTCACAGTGACCGGAGAGAGGGCCCACCTGTCCAGAATCAG AGACGGTCCCGGTTCATCTCATGGCAGACGGGAATACACAGTCGGCCAGTATGTGGTTGACTTGCCCTCATTTGAAAACCTGGCTCTCCCCCTCTTCAGAAAT GTAGGGTCAGCGGAAGGTGGCAGCAGGAAGGTGTTTGTCATTGACGAGATCGGCAAAATGGAGCTCTACAGCCAGTCGTTCATTAGATCGGTGAGACAGACTTTAGACAGCTCTTCCTGCTCCATCCTGGGCACCATTCCCATCCCCAAGGGTCGACCACTGGGTCTCGTTGAAGAGGTGCGGGGCAGGAGAGATGTCAGGGTCTTCACG GTGTCAAAGGAGAACAGAAACGCTCTTCTGCAAGACATTTTGGCAGCACTACAAAATTGTCTTAAACAAACAGCCTAA